One part of the Dermacentor silvarum isolate Dsil-2018 chromosome 6, BIME_Dsil_1.4, whole genome shotgun sequence genome encodes these proteins:
- the LOC119456229 gene encoding isatin hydrolase isoform X1 — translation MPSVRQTLQAVTHRKQKECRLLVGVLPRHRWLRTNVSAACPLLVLAACALSVRQAACQPSRSMGPKLVDLSYVFDKNTVYPSPSANFSLDVRYRKTKHGVRYQEENLCSSTQGGTHVIAPRHLLKGRWSVTDLPLNRLVVPGAVIDISIQVLRSRDYRLRITDVMRWEDIHGRLPQGCVLFVRTGWSRYWPSWYKYHGHPAAAGNGTSSYLPFDTRPHHPGVHPDTATWLVSKRKVYGVGIDAPSLDYGLSKDLGAQHILLAANIYGLVNVANLQELPSVGSTLFVFPMKIRGAGAAPVRILAVVP, via the exons TGTCGGCTGCTAGTCGGCGTGCTCCCACGGCACCGGTGGTTGCGGACGAACGTGTCGGCTGCTTGTCCCTTGCTCGTGCTGGCTGCGTGCGCGCTCAGCGTGCGACAGGCGGCGTGCCAACCGAGCCGGTCCATGGGGCCAAAGCTGGTCGACCTGTCATACGTGTTCGACAAGAACACCGTCTACCCGTCCCCGTCGGCAAACTTCTCGCTGGACGTCCGCTATCGAAAGACCAAGCACGGAGTCCG GTACCAGGAGGAAAACTTGTGCTCTTCGACGCAAGGTGGCACGCACGTGATCGCGCCCCGGCACCTGCTCAAGGGCCGCTGGTCCGTGACCGACCTGCCGCTCAACCGGCTCGTGGTGCCCGGCGCGGTCATCGACATCAGCATCCAGGTTCTGCGCAGCCGCGATTACCGGCTGCGCATCACGGACGTCATGCGCTGGGAGGACATCCACGGCCGGCTTCCTCAAGGATGCGTGCTCTTCGTGCGCACCGGTTGGTCCCGGTACTGGCCCTCCTGGTACAAGTACCACGGACACCCGGCGGCGGCTGGCAACGGGACGTCGTCCTACCTGCCGTTCGACACGAGACCGCACCACCCGGGCGTCCACCCGGACACGGCCACGTGGCTAGTGTCCAAGCGCAAGGTGTATGGCGTCGGCATCGACGCCCCGTCCCTGGACTACGGGCTCTCCAAGGATCTCGGAGCGCAGCACATCTTGCTCGCGGCCAACATCTACGGACTCGTGAACGTGGCCAACCTCCAGGAACTGCCGTCCGTCGGGTCGACGCTGTTCGTCTTTCCCATGAAGATACGAGGAGCCGGAGCCGCTCCCGTGCGAATATTAGCTGTGGTACCTTGA
- the LOC119456229 gene encoding isatin hydrolase isoform X5 — MGPKLVDLSYVFDKNTVYPSPSANFSLDVRYRKTKHGVRYQEENLCSSTQGGTHVIAPRHLLKGRWSVTDLPLNRLVVPGAVIDISIQVLRSRDYRLRITDVMRWEDIHGRLPQGCVLFVRTGWSRYWPSWYKYHGHPAAAGNGTSSYLPFDTRPHHPGVHPDTATWLVSKRKVYGVGIDAPSLDYGLSKDLGAQHILLAANIYGLVNVANLQELPSVGSTLFVFPMKIRGAGAAPVRILAVVP, encoded by the exons ATGGGGCCAAAGCTGGTCGACCTGTCATACGTGTTCGACAAGAACACCGTCTACCCGTCCCCGTCGGCAAACTTCTCGCTGGACGTCCGCTATCGAAAGACCAAGCACGGAGTCCG GTACCAGGAGGAAAACTTGTGCTCTTCGACGCAAGGTGGCACGCACGTGATCGCGCCCCGGCACCTGCTCAAGGGCCGCTGGTCCGTGACCGACCTGCCGCTCAACCGGCTCGTGGTGCCCGGCGCGGTCATCGACATCAGCATCCAGGTTCTGCGCAGCCGCGATTACCGGCTGCGCATCACGGACGTCATGCGCTGGGAGGACATCCACGGCCGGCTTCCTCAAGGATGCGTGCTCTTCGTGCGCACCGGTTGGTCCCGGTACTGGCCCTCCTGGTACAAGTACCACGGACACCCGGCGGCGGCTGGCAACGGGACGTCGTCCTACCTGCCGTTCGACACGAGACCGCACCACCCGGGCGTCCACCCGGACACGGCCACGTGGCTAGTGTCCAAGCGCAAGGTGTATGGCGTCGGCATCGACGCCCCGTCCCTGGACTACGGGCTCTCCAAGGATCTCGGAGCGCAGCACATCTTGCTCGCGGCCAACATCTACGGACTCGTGAACGTGGCCAACCTCCAGGAACTGCCGTCCGTCGGGTCGACGCTGTTCGTCTTTCCCATGAAGATACGAGGAGCCGGAGCCGCTCCCGTGCGAATATTAGCTGTGGTACCTTGA
- the LOC119456229 gene encoding isatin hydrolase isoform X2, with protein sequence MATARMGFLGGWCRLLVGVLPRHRWLRTNVSAACPLLVLAACALSVRQAACQPSRSMGPKLVDLSYVFDKNTVYPSPSANFSLDVRYRKTKHGVRYQEENLCSSTQGGTHVIAPRHLLKGRWSVTDLPLNRLVVPGAVIDISIQVLRSRDYRLRITDVMRWEDIHGRLPQGCVLFVRTGWSRYWPSWYKYHGHPAAAGNGTSSYLPFDTRPHHPGVHPDTATWLVSKRKVYGVGIDAPSLDYGLSKDLGAQHILLAANIYGLVNVANLQELPSVGSTLFVFPMKIRGAGAAPVRILAVVP encoded by the exons TGTCGGCTGCTAGTCGGCGTGCTCCCACGGCACCGGTGGTTGCGGACGAACGTGTCGGCTGCTTGTCCCTTGCTCGTGCTGGCTGCGTGCGCGCTCAGCGTGCGACAGGCGGCGTGCCAACCGAGCCGGTCCATGGGGCCAAAGCTGGTCGACCTGTCATACGTGTTCGACAAGAACACCGTCTACCCGTCCCCGTCGGCAAACTTCTCGCTGGACGTCCGCTATCGAAAGACCAAGCACGGAGTCCG GTACCAGGAGGAAAACTTGTGCTCTTCGACGCAAGGTGGCACGCACGTGATCGCGCCCCGGCACCTGCTCAAGGGCCGCTGGTCCGTGACCGACCTGCCGCTCAACCGGCTCGTGGTGCCCGGCGCGGTCATCGACATCAGCATCCAGGTTCTGCGCAGCCGCGATTACCGGCTGCGCATCACGGACGTCATGCGCTGGGAGGACATCCACGGCCGGCTTCCTCAAGGATGCGTGCTCTTCGTGCGCACCGGTTGGTCCCGGTACTGGCCCTCCTGGTACAAGTACCACGGACACCCGGCGGCGGCTGGCAACGGGACGTCGTCCTACCTGCCGTTCGACACGAGACCGCACCACCCGGGCGTCCACCCGGACACGGCCACGTGGCTAGTGTCCAAGCGCAAGGTGTATGGCGTCGGCATCGACGCCCCGTCCCTGGACTACGGGCTCTCCAAGGATCTCGGAGCGCAGCACATCTTGCTCGCGGCCAACATCTACGGACTCGTGAACGTGGCCAACCTCCAGGAACTGCCGTCCGTCGGGTCGACGCTGTTCGTCTTTCCCATGAAGATACGAGGAGCCGGAGCCGCTCCCGTGCGAATATTAGCTGTGGTACCTTGA
- the LOC119456229 gene encoding isatin hydrolase isoform X3 — translation MEEQRYSRECRLLVGVLPRHRWLRTNVSAACPLLVLAACALSVRQAACQPSRSMGPKLVDLSYVFDKNTVYPSPSANFSLDVRYRKTKHGVRYQEENLCSSTQGGTHVIAPRHLLKGRWSVTDLPLNRLVVPGAVIDISIQVLRSRDYRLRITDVMRWEDIHGRLPQGCVLFVRTGWSRYWPSWYKYHGHPAAAGNGTSSYLPFDTRPHHPGVHPDTATWLVSKRKVYGVGIDAPSLDYGLSKDLGAQHILLAANIYGLVNVANLQELPSVGSTLFVFPMKIRGAGAAPVRILAVVP, via the exons TGTCGGCTGCTAGTCGGCGTGCTCCCACGGCACCGGTGGTTGCGGACGAACGTGTCGGCTGCTTGTCCCTTGCTCGTGCTGGCTGCGTGCGCGCTCAGCGTGCGACAGGCGGCGTGCCAACCGAGCCGGTCCATGGGGCCAAAGCTGGTCGACCTGTCATACGTGTTCGACAAGAACACCGTCTACCCGTCCCCGTCGGCAAACTTCTCGCTGGACGTCCGCTATCGAAAGACCAAGCACGGAGTCCG GTACCAGGAGGAAAACTTGTGCTCTTCGACGCAAGGTGGCACGCACGTGATCGCGCCCCGGCACCTGCTCAAGGGCCGCTGGTCCGTGACCGACCTGCCGCTCAACCGGCTCGTGGTGCCCGGCGCGGTCATCGACATCAGCATCCAGGTTCTGCGCAGCCGCGATTACCGGCTGCGCATCACGGACGTCATGCGCTGGGAGGACATCCACGGCCGGCTTCCTCAAGGATGCGTGCTCTTCGTGCGCACCGGTTGGTCCCGGTACTGGCCCTCCTGGTACAAGTACCACGGACACCCGGCGGCGGCTGGCAACGGGACGTCGTCCTACCTGCCGTTCGACACGAGACCGCACCACCCGGGCGTCCACCCGGACACGGCCACGTGGCTAGTGTCCAAGCGCAAGGTGTATGGCGTCGGCATCGACGCCCCGTCCCTGGACTACGGGCTCTCCAAGGATCTCGGAGCGCAGCACATCTTGCTCGCGGCCAACATCTACGGACTCGTGAACGTGGCCAACCTCCAGGAACTGCCGTCCGTCGGGTCGACGCTGTTCGTCTTTCCCATGAAGATACGAGGAGCCGGAGCCGCTCCCGTGCGAATATTAGCTGTGGTACCTTGA